The Chryseobacterium indicum genome contains a region encoding:
- a CDS encoding carboxypeptidase regulatory-like domain-containing protein → MIKKLSLVSLFTLLPASYYFAQTTVSAYLKDAEGKPVERAEVDLKGNDNDVTADKIGYFQFVDLKPGHYQIVITKPNYETKVMEFDVMDSEKKKDLGTITLYSALTSADQGLAIIDSDGDDEDSNSGQASTVGLLQSSQDIFSRIAAFDLGFYWFRPRGIDGRFGETMLNGVSMIKSDNGNVDFGNWGGLNEITRYPEISSNHSPSEYAFGGNSSVVYKNTKASEYRKGFQFTQSLTNRNYRNRTSLRYSSGMSKSGWAFTAMGARRWAKEGIQEGTFYDAYGAYLGIEKKFNDKHTMTFNFIGAPYRRSTASPSTQEVYNYRGVHYNSYWGYQDGEQRSERVRKGFQPIFQIQDFWKINKNNTLWTSVSYQFGKDKGSRLDWQNVQNPSPTYYRNLPSYYDSLDPNASVTLPTGVTGTTAQQAFQAAMNGWTSNDPNFTQLNWDRLYQRNMQQPAGTYYGQTGKRALYYLVNDVSDDKIWNASTHFVHNFNDNTKFLLNVSYQNYRSEQYREVNDLLGADFVLNRDPFAATNQPGKSGLYNQGEENVTKKVGDKMTYDYIFRRQEVKVNPGVRFTAGAFDVFVSALAGYSSSNREGLFNHYLYKDSYGKGMDYNYWNYGLKGQIVYRLNGRNFFVYNGAYYNQAPYLEDLFVNPRVNGSVAPNVKSMTVNANDLSYVISSPFLKLRLTGYLVDTDNETTVQRFFADGIPLNSVDADGNQTNVQSAFVSQVMTDVKKRNMGVELGVDVKVLPTLSLQGLASIGQYTYKNDPKTYFASDAVGVFANGLPYVDLGKAYINNYRQGGTPQQAYSVGFRYNNPKYWWVGANWNYFDENYLDPAALVRTESFVQNNVTGTPYYGLTDSDLRKVLQPNKLPSSFFLNANAGKSWVIGKYYVLISATVNNILNNRKYITGGFEQTRNAVYPTFSQDLNREYTLFAPKYWYTQGRSYFVNLQFRF, encoded by the coding sequence ATGATTAAAAAACTATCATTAGTCTCTTTATTTACTTTACTTCCAGCGTCATACTATTTTGCACAGACTACGGTCTCTGCATATTTAAAAGATGCCGAAGGAAAACCCGTTGAAAGGGCAGAAGTAGATCTTAAAGGGAATGACAATGATGTAACGGCTGACAAAATCGGATACTTCCAGTTTGTAGACCTAAAGCCGGGGCATTACCAAATTGTGATTACAAAACCGAATTACGAAACCAAAGTAATGGAGTTTGATGTAATGGACAGTGAGAAGAAAAAGGATTTAGGGACTATTACCCTATATTCTGCACTTACAAGCGCGGATCAAGGTTTAGCAATCATTGACAGTGATGGAGACGATGAGGATAGCAACAGCGGACAGGCTTCTACAGTCGGTTTACTGCAGTCATCTCAGGACATTTTCAGCAGAATCGCAGCGTTTGATTTAGGATTTTATTGGTTCCGCCCAAGAGGAATCGATGGAAGATTTGGAGAAACTATGTTAAATGGTGTTTCCATGATCAAGTCTGATAACGGTAATGTGGATTTTGGAAATTGGGGAGGACTTAACGAAATTACAAGATACCCGGAAATTTCTTCAAATCATTCACCTTCTGAATATGCATTTGGAGGAAACAGTTCTGTGGTTTATAAAAATACTAAAGCGAGTGAATACCGAAAAGGATTTCAGTTTACTCAGTCTTTAACCAACAGAAATTACAGAAACAGAACATCTCTAAGATACAGCTCAGGAATGAGTAAGAGCGGATGGGCATTTACTGCAATGGGAGCAAGAAGATGGGCGAAAGAAGGTATTCAGGAAGGAACGTTCTATGATGCTTACGGAGCTTATTTAGGAATTGAAAAGAAGTTTAATGATAAGCATACGATGACGTTTAATTTCATCGGTGCACCTTACAGAAGATCTACTGCAAGCCCAAGTACTCAGGAAGTATACAACTACAGAGGTGTTCATTACAATTCTTATTGGGGATATCAGGACGGAGAGCAGAGAAGTGAAAGAGTAAGAAAAGGATTCCAGCCGATCTTCCAGATTCAGGATTTCTGGAAAATCAATAAAAACAATACGCTTTGGACTTCTGTATCTTATCAGTTCGGAAAAGACAAAGGTTCTCGTCTGGACTGGCAGAATGTACAGAATCCATCTCCTACATACTACAGAAACTTACCAAGTTATTACGATTCTTTAGATCCTAATGCTTCTGTAACTCTTCCTACAGGAGTAACAGGAACAACAGCTCAGCAGGCTTTTCAGGCAGCAATGAACGGATGGACTTCCAATGATCCGAACTTTACACAGCTTAACTGGGACAGATTATACCAGAGAAATATGCAGCAGCCTGCAGGAACTTACTATGGACAAACTGGAAAAAGGGCATTATATTATTTGGTAAACGATGTAAGTGATGATAAAATCTGGAATGCTTCTACTCACTTTGTTCACAACTTTAATGATAATACGAAATTCTTATTAAACGTATCTTATCAGAATTACCGTTCTGAGCAGTACAGAGAAGTAAACGATCTTTTAGGTGCTGATTTTGTACTGAACAGAGATCCTTTTGCTGCAACAAACCAGCCGGGAAAATCAGGATTATACAATCAGGGTGAAGAAAATGTAACGAAAAAAGTAGGTGATAAAATGACTTACGACTACATTTTCAGAAGACAGGAAGTAAAAGTAAATCCTGGTGTAAGATTCACAGCGGGAGCTTTTGATGTATTCGTATCTGCATTGGCAGGATATTCTTCTTCAAACAGAGAAGGTCTTTTCAATCATTACTTATACAAAGATTCTTATGGAAAAGGGATGGATTATAACTACTGGAACTACGGTCTGAAAGGACAGATCGTTTACAGGCTGAACGGTAGAAACTTCTTTGTTTATAACGGAGCGTATTATAATCAGGCCCCTTATCTGGAAGATTTATTTGTAAATCCAAGAGTAAACGGATCTGTAGCACCCAACGTGAAAAGCATGACGGTAAATGCAAATGACCTTAGTTATGTTATTTCTTCTCCTTTCTTAAAACTAAGATTAACAGGTTATTTGGTTGATACAGACAATGAAACAACAGTTCAGAGATTCTTTGCAGACGGTATTCCATTAAACAGTGTGGATGCAGACGGTAACCAGACCAATGTTCAGAGTGCTTTCGTATCTCAGGTAATGACGGATGTTAAGAAGAGAAATATGGGAGTTGAACTTGGGGTTGATGTTAAAGTGTTACCAACATTATCATTACAAGGTTTAGCAAGCATCGGACAGTATACTTATAAGAATGACCCAAAAACTTATTTTGCATCAGATGCAGTAGGTGTTTTTGCAAACGGTCTTCCGTATGTAGATCTTGGAAAAGCATACATTAACAATTATCGTCAGGGAGGAACTCCTCAACAGGCTTATTCGGTAGGTTTCCGTTACAACAACCCGAAATACTGGTGGGTAGGTGCCAACTGGAATTATTTTGATGAAAATTATTTAGATCCTGCAGCTTTGGTGAGAACAGAATCGTTTGTTCAGAACAATGTTACCGGAACTCCATATTACGGGCTTACAGATAGTGATCTTAGAAAAGTACTTCAGCCAAACAAACTGCCTTCGTCATTCTTTCTGAATGCTAATGCAGGAAAATCTTGGGTAATCGGTAAATACTATGTCTTAATTTCTGCTACAGTTAATAATATTTTAAATAACAGAAAATATATTACAGGAGGATTTGAACAAACAAGAAATGCGGTGTATCCTACCTTCTCTCAGGATTTGAATAGAGAATACACTTTGTTTGCACCAAAATACTGGTACACTCAGGGAAGATCATATTTTGTAAATTTACAGTTCAGATTCTAA
- a CDS encoding endonuclease, with protein sequence MKKFLSFFAIIFSIMAFSQQQGKLRKVATVGFLNVENLWDTIRSADYIDGTKDIKNPAFHRSIPLDSVKFLEAEKYDGPWSDGALIGKKVVRYQGGSEEFTPKSAKNYNTKVYKTKLANEAKVISEMGAQYTKTAPAVVGLIEVENRQVIQDLINEPALKKYDYGIIHYNSYDYRGIDVALIYQKRRFTPTNSLKKELKVFGDEGKREYTRDILVVTGFLDNEKVAFFMNHWPSRRGGEAISLPKRNAAAALLKQQMDSVRAADPSTKLFAMGDFNDDPVSSSLKNYLKAQPSPKDLSDANPYLNLMYPLYKKGVASLAYQDAPNLFDQIIVSKNLIQDQVTKDYSVYKAEIFAPAYLVNKEGNYKGYPFRSWNGDQFTGGYSDHFPAFVVLQKEP encoded by the coding sequence ATGAAGAAATTTTTGAGTTTTTTTGCCATCATTTTTTCGATAATGGCATTTTCACAACAGCAGGGTAAACTGAGAAAAGTGGCGACTGTAGGTTTTTTGAATGTTGAAAACCTTTGGGACACGATTCGCTCAGCAGATTATATCGACGGAACTAAAGACATTAAAAATCCGGCTTTTCACAGAAGTATTCCATTGGATTCCGTTAAGTTTTTAGAAGCTGAAAAGTATGACGGACCGTGGAGCGACGGCGCCTTAATCGGGAAAAAAGTCGTAAGATACCAAGGAGGTTCAGAAGAATTTACTCCAAAAAGTGCTAAAAACTACAATACTAAAGTTTACAAAACAAAATTAGCAAATGAAGCTAAAGTAATTTCTGAAATGGGAGCACAGTATACCAAAACAGCTCCTGCAGTAGTAGGCTTAATTGAGGTGGAAAACAGACAGGTTATTCAGGATCTTATTAATGAACCGGCACTGAAAAAATATGATTACGGAATTATTCATTACAATTCTTATGATTACAGAGGAATTGATGTGGCTTTGATTTATCAGAAAAGAAGATTTACCCCTACCAATTCTCTGAAAAAAGAACTGAAAGTTTTCGGTGACGAAGGAAAAAGAGAATATACCAGAGATATCCTGGTGGTTACAGGTTTCCTTGATAATGAGAAAGTGGCATTCTTCATGAATCACTGGCCTTCAAGAAGAGGAGGCGAAGCTATTTCCCTGCCAAAAAGAAATGCAGCAGCAGCTTTACTAAAACAGCAGATGGACAGTGTAAGAGCTGCAGATCCTTCTACTAAATTATTTGCCATGGGAGACTTTAACGATGATCCTGTAAGTTCAAGCTTAAAAAATTACCTGAAAGCTCAGCCAAGCCCGAAAGATTTAAGTGATGCCAATCCTTACCTGAATTTAATGTATCCTTTGTATAAAAAAGGAGTTGCTTCATTAGCGTATCAGGACGCACCCAATTTATTTGACCAGATTATTGTTTCTAAAAATTTAATTCAGGATCAGGTTACAAAAGATTATTCGGTTTATAAGGCTGAAATTTTCGCTCCGGCTTACTTAGTGAATAAAGAAGGAAATTACAAAGGCTACCCTTTCCGGTCGTGGAACGGCGACCAGTTTACCGGCGGTTACAGCGACCACTTTCCGGCATTTGTAGTCCTCCAGAAAGAACCATAA
- a CDS encoding DUF6146 family protein has translation MKNLVLLLTLSLFSFNCSAQSNPKNEKEKSEMKPSKNDDGEWDLTVIDTQFNYFLNAIAKPISQYSESYLKNRNTFLVTEWNSYYNSGRYRNVIESSIDYDPKEKYGIKFEYKLYQVFAYVNWKYGLKMNGLSGSDTTRY, from the coding sequence ATGAAAAATTTAGTTTTACTGTTAACACTTTCTTTATTTTCATTCAATTGTTCTGCACAGAGCAATCCTAAGAATGAAAAAGAAAAGTCGGAAATGAAACCATCAAAAAATGATGATGGCGAATGGGATCTTACGGTAATCGATACTCAGTTTAATTATTTTCTGAATGCGATTGCAAAGCCAATCAGCCAGTATTCTGAATCTTATCTGAAAAACAGAAATACTTTTCTGGTCACAGAATGGAATTCGTATTACAATTCCGGACGATACAGAAACGTCATTGAATCCTCGATTGATTATGATCCGAAGGAAAAATACGGTATTAAATTCGAATACAAACTGTATCAGGTTTTTGCTTATGTAAACTGGAAATACGGTCTGAAAATGAACGGACTTTCGGGAAGTGATACCACAAGATATTAA
- a CDS encoding DUF6702 family protein, producing MKKILSISGILALFVLLSFTYVDFFSSMTKVDYIDGSKTLKFTTKMNTNHISDAIKINPNTAGFEAEVKKYVNNNFDVYVNGSPKTITFTGSQVSGETVWVYFETGGVSDINTLRIKNTILLSAFPKQINLVNIAYQGIQKTMNFQRGKEVNEVSF from the coding sequence TTGAGTTTCACGTATGTAGACTTTTTCTCTTCAATGACTAAGGTGGATTATATTGATGGAAGCAAAACATTGAAGTTCACTACAAAAATGAATACAAATCACATTTCCGATGCTATAAAAATTAACCCGAATACGGCAGGATTTGAAGCAGAAGTTAAAAAGTATGTAAACAATAATTTTGATGTGTATGTCAATGGCTCACCGAAAACAATTACATTTACGGGAAGTCAGGTAAGCGGAGAAACAGTATGGGTATATTTTGAAACGGGAGGCGTTTCGGATATCAATACCTTAAGAATAAAGAATACAATCCTTTTAAGCGCTTTTCCAAAGCAGATTAACCTTGTTAATATTGCGTATCAGGGAATTCAGAAAACAATGAATTTCCAACGCGGAAAAGAGGTAAATGAAGTATCTTTTTAA
- a CDS encoding DUF5689 domain-containing protein, giving the protein MTIKKYLSLVAGVAFAAISITSCVQKDEWETPPIKCENKFPAPTMTLAAFKAQAPSTGYVLISNDQIFDGYVVSSDENGNFYKTISFQDKPENPTAGLQIEVDRSSNYADFPVGAHIRINAKGLRLGLDRGTVKIGSVDPTYAIGRVPASLLSRYVSGVCNGNGLEVVTIKPLELPNLAAAKSDQYINTLVKVANTQFTIADIYPTAKTFIDYVAGAGVDTDRTLEDASGNSVTLRNSGFFSEGSKTLPTGNGDITFVVSRYNTTWQMLIRNTNDINFKGTRVDATPPKGGTAITYSGAFLENFESYATSPANLEVFPKYVNDPLLGNRYWQLKTFSGNKYIQLGANSGTGPYVTYFAVPVDFTAANTLKFDVNVGFFNGNALKVYYTTNYTPLGDITQATKTDITSAFTIPQAPTGAYGTIAPAGMYTFPTSLTGNGFVLFEYTGNGSGVTTTIQLDNIQVQ; this is encoded by the coding sequence ATGACAATAAAGAAATACTTAAGTTTAGTAGCAGGAGTTGCATTTGCGGCGATTTCTATTACATCTTGCGTTCAGAAAGACGAGTGGGAAACTCCGCCAATCAAGTGTGAGAATAAATTCCCGGCTCCTACAATGACTTTGGCTGCTTTCAAAGCTCAGGCTCCTTCTACAGGATATGTTTTAATTTCAAACGACCAGATTTTTGATGGTTATGTAGTTTCTTCAGATGAAAACGGAAACTTCTATAAAACAATTTCTTTCCAGGATAAGCCGGAAAATCCGACTGCAGGTTTACAAATTGAGGTTGACAGATCCAGCAACTATGCAGATTTTCCTGTAGGTGCGCACATCAGAATTAATGCGAAAGGTTTAAGATTAGGTTTAGACAGAGGTACTGTAAAAATCGGTTCTGTAGATCCTACTTACGCAATCGGAAGAGTGCCTGCTTCTTTGTTAAGCAGATATGTTTCCGGAGTTTGTAACGGGAATGGTCTTGAGGTGGTTACAATCAAACCTTTAGAATTACCAAACCTTGCTGCTGCAAAAAGTGACCAGTATATCAATACATTGGTAAAAGTTGCTAATACACAGTTTACCATTGCAGATATTTATCCTACTGCTAAAACATTTATCGATTATGTGGCAGGAGCAGGAGTAGATACAGACAGAACTTTGGAAGATGCTTCAGGAAACAGTGTAACTTTAAGAAATTCAGGTTTCTTCTCTGAAGGCTCTAAAACATTGCCAACAGGAAACGGAGATATTACTTTTGTAGTAAGCCGTTATAATACAACTTGGCAGATGCTGATCAGAAATACAAATGATATTAACTTCAAAGGAACAAGAGTAGATGCTACACCGCCGAAAGGAGGAACTGCAATTACTTATTCAGGAGCTTTCCTTGAAAACTTTGAAAGTTATGCTACATCTCCGGCTAACCTTGAAGTATTTCCTAAATATGTAAACGATCCGCTTCTAGGAAACAGATACTGGCAATTAAAGACTTTCAGCGGAAACAAATACATCCAGTTGGGAGCTAATTCAGGAACTGGTCCTTACGTAACTTATTTTGCAGTACCTGTTGATTTTACAGCAGCAAACACACTGAAATTTGACGTAAATGTAGGATTCTTTAACGGTAATGCTTTAAAAGTATATTATACAACCAATTATACTCCTCTTGGAGATATTACTCAGGCTACCAAAACAGATATTACTTCTGCATTTACAATTCCACAGGCTCCTACAGGTGCTTATGGAACAATTGCTCCTGCAGGAATGTACACTTTCCCGACTTCTTTAACGGGTAACGGATTTGTATTATTCGAATACACAGGAAACGGAAGTGGTGTTACCACTACAATCCAGTTGGATAACATTCAGGTTCAGTAA
- a CDS encoding superoxide dismutase, translating into MSFELPKLGYAYDALEPTIDAKTMEIHHTKHHQAYVDNLNNAIKGTDLEGKTIEEICQTGTDKPAVRNNGGGHFNHTLFWEILTPGGSKEPVGNVKAAIEAYGGFEKFKTDFSDAAKTRFGSGWAWLVKNADGSVIVSSTPNQDNPLMPVAEVKGTPVLGLDVWEHAYYLNYQNRRPDYVSAFFEVVNWDKVEELFNK; encoded by the coding sequence ATGTCATTTGAATTACCAAAACTGGGATATGCTTACGATGCATTGGAGCCGACAATTGATGCAAAAACAATGGAAATCCACCATACAAAACATCATCAAGCATACGTAGACAATTTAAATAATGCGATTAAAGGAACTGATCTTGAAGGAAAAACTATTGAAGAAATCTGCCAGACAGGGACTGATAAGCCAGCGGTAAGAAACAATGGAGGAGGACACTTTAACCACACCTTATTCTGGGAAATTTTAACTCCGGGAGGAAGCAAAGAGCCAGTAGGAAATGTAAAAGCTGCTATTGAAGCTTACGGAGGTTTCGAAAAATTCAAAACAGATTTTTCTGATGCTGCTAAAACAAGATTCGGTTCAGGATGGGCTTGGTTGGTAAAAAATGCTGACGGTTCTGTTATCGTTTCTTCAACTCCAAACCAGGATAACCCGTTAATGCCGGTTGCAGAAGTAAAAGGAACTCCTGTTTTAGGACTTGACGTTTGGGAGCACGCTTATTATTTAAATTACCAAAACAGAAGACCTGATTATGTTTCAGCATTCTTCGAAGTAGTAAACTGGGATAAAGTAGAAGAATTATTCAACAAATAA
- the rho gene encoding transcription termination factor Rho — protein sequence MFNIETLRSKSVTELTKILKDLGVKVARNSTENDKIFAILDFQASNPKVAKEYFNATETSMNTEEKPAEKPAKAPARKAAPKKTAAKTKAEAKPAEETKPKAEEKTEAEVKEPVSEEPKAEETKTEPAAATEEQTAAAQAKKKRKRVSPANTANTEAPQEKTEAPKNTESQESAPAEEKPNNSPQHQARSPKGQNNNPNNNGNQHRNQNHNQNPNQNQNQHQNKQQQQHSERAEEQQHEAPKKEFSFDGMVSIEGVLEILPDNYGFLRSSDFSYISSPDDVYVSTAQIRNFGLKTGDTVKGIVRLPKEGEKYFSLLRPTEVNGRDLAFIKDRVAFEYLTPLFPQEKFNLAGKGSTISTRVVDLFAPIGKGQRAMIVAQPKTGKTMLLKDIANSIAANHPEVYMMVLLIDERPEEVTDMERSVNAEVIASTFDEAAEKHVKVANLVLAKAQRMVECGHDVVILLDSITRLARAYNTVTPASGKVLSGGVDANALHKPKRFFGAARKIEGGGSLTIIATALIDTGSKMDEVIFEEFKGTGNMELQLDRKIANRRIYPAIDLVASSTRRDDLLLDEVTSQRMWILRKYLSEMNPIEAMEFVDKNIKGTLNNEEFLMSMNK from the coding sequence ATGTTTAACATTGAAACGTTAAGGTCAAAATCCGTAACGGAACTGACTAAAATCTTAAAGGATTTGGGCGTTAAAGTGGCAAGAAACAGCACTGAAAATGACAAAATCTTTGCAATTCTTGACTTTCAGGCCTCCAATCCAAAAGTAGCAAAAGAATATTTCAACGCTACTGAAACCAGTATGAATACTGAGGAAAAACCGGCAGAGAAACCTGCGAAGGCTCCTGCCAGAAAAGCTGCTCCTAAAAAAACGGCAGCTAAAACAAAAGCTGAAGCGAAACCTGCGGAAGAAACAAAACCTAAAGCAGAGGAAAAAACTGAAGCAGAGGTGAAAGAACCCGTTTCCGAAGAACCTAAAGCTGAAGAAACAAAAACAGAACCTGCAGCAGCAACAGAAGAACAGACTGCAGCAGCGCAGGCTAAGAAAAAGAGGAAAAGAGTTTCTCCTGCCAATACAGCCAACACAGAAGCGCCTCAGGAAAAAACAGAAGCTCCAAAAAACACAGAATCTCAGGAATCTGCTCCAGCAGAAGAAAAGCCGAATAATTCCCCTCAACATCAGGCTAGATCCCCAAAAGGACAAAACAACAATCCGAATAACAACGGAAACCAGCATAGAAATCAAAATCATAACCAAAACCCGAATCAAAACCAAAACCAGCATCAGAATAAGCAGCAACAGCAGCATTCTGAAAGAGCGGAGGAACAGCAGCACGAAGCTCCTAAAAAGGAATTCAGTTTCGACGGAATGGTAAGTATTGAAGGAGTTCTGGAAATTTTACCCGACAATTACGGATTTTTACGTTCATCAGATTTCAGTTATATTTCTTCTCCCGATGACGTATATGTTTCTACGGCGCAGATCAGAAATTTTGGTCTGAAAACCGGAGACACCGTAAAAGGAATTGTAAGATTACCGAAAGAAGGCGAAAAATATTTCTCTTTATTAAGACCAACAGAAGTTAACGGACGCGATCTTGCTTTTATTAAAGACCGTGTTGCTTTTGAATATTTAACCCCGCTTTTCCCACAGGAAAAATTCAACCTTGCCGGAAAAGGCTCTACGATTTCTACAAGAGTAGTGGATCTTTTTGCTCCGATCGGGAAAGGACAGAGAGCAATGATCGTTGCACAGCCGAAAACCGGTAAAACCATGTTGCTGAAAGATATTGCCAATTCTATCGCTGCCAATCATCCGGAAGTCTATATGATGGTTCTTCTGATTGACGAACGTCCGGAAGAAGTTACCGATATGGAAAGAAGCGTAAATGCAGAAGTTATTGCATCTACTTTTGATGAAGCGGCAGAAAAGCACGTAAAAGTGGCTAACCTTGTTCTGGCGAAAGCACAAAGAATGGTAGAATGTGGTCATGATGTGGTGATTTTATTAGACTCCATTACAAGATTGGCAAGAGCTTATAATACCGTAACGCCTGCTTCCGGAAAGGTTTTATCGGGAGGTGTTGATGCAAATGCACTCCATAAACCGAAAAGATTCTTCGGAGCTGCGAGAAAGATTGAAGGAGGAGGTTCTTTAACGATCATTGCAACGGCTCTTATCGATACGGGTTCTAAAATGGATGAAGTGATCTTTGAAGAATTTAAAGGTACTGGAAACATGGAACTTCAGTTAGACAGAAAAATTGCCAACAGAAGAATTTATCCTGCTATTGATTTGGTAGCTTCAAGTACCCGTAGAGACGATCTGCTTCTGGATGAGGTAACTTCTCAGAGAATGTGGATTCTTAGAAAATACCTTTCCGAAATGAATCCAATTGAAGCAATGGAATTTGTAGACAAAAACATCAAAGGAACTTTGAATAACGAAGAATTCCTGATGTCGATGAATAAATAA
- a CDS encoding DUF7336 domain-containing protein encodes MQYFVYVLDHTYTDDSHTESKRLGYFKNLEELQKVKSKAVQLPGFKIFPECFVIQKYILDKVHWQDGFTETIGETGRDYLESGDEVDGSIVSVKDLQIDSVFFLSHTYTLNAYLDDERFIGIFSGYEKAQMVMNELKNKSGFKDFPDDFILDEVELNEMHWTTGFYWEQ; translated from the coding sequence ATGCAGTATTTTGTTTATGTTTTAGACCATACGTATACAGATGATTCCCATACAGAATCTAAAAGGTTAGGATATTTTAAGAATTTAGAAGAACTGCAAAAAGTAAAGAGTAAGGCTGTTCAATTACCGGGTTTTAAAATATTTCCGGAATGCTTTGTAATTCAAAAATATATTTTAGATAAAGTTCATTGGCAGGATGGATTTACAGAAACTATAGGAGAGACAGGACGTGATTATCTGGAATCGGGAGATGAGGTTGATGGAAGTATAGTATCGGTAAAAGATCTGCAAATAGACTCTGTTTTTTTCCTGAGCCATACTTATACACTCAATGCCTATTTGGATGATGAAAGATTTATCGGAATATTTTCAGGCTATGAAAAAGCTCAAATGGTGATGAATGAATTAAAAAATAAATCTGGGTTTAAAGATTTCCCGGACGATTTTATTCTTGATGAAGTGGAATTAAATGAAATGCACTGGACAACCGGATTTTATTGGGAACAATGA